From uncultured Desulfobacter sp., the proteins below share one genomic window:
- a CDS encoding transposase, translated as MQVNIKTLIDDTQCYNTVRELRWPEGRQCPYCDSKRIIKRGFDEKEPARQRYECKNCGKRFDDLTGTIFAGHHQPLKVWILCLYFMGLNLSNKQIAKELDLDRTDVQRMTTQLREGVIKKSLK; from the coding sequence ATGCAAGTAAACATAAAGACTCTGATTGATGATACGCAATGTTACAACACTGTTCGGGAGTTGCGCTGGCCGGAAGGACGTCAATGTCCGTATTGTGATTCCAAACGAATAATCAAAAGGGGTTTTGATGAAAAAGAACCTGCCAGACAACGTTATGAATGTAAAAATTGCGGCAAACGGTTTGATGACCTTACAGGCACCATCTTCGCTGGACATCACCAACCCCTCAAGGTATGGATATTGTGTCTGTATTTCATGGGGTTGAACTTGTCCAACAAGCAAATTGCCAAAGAACTGGACCTGGACCGCACTGATGTTCAAAGGATGACCACCCAACTTCGTGAAGGCGTGATAAAAAAAA